From a region of the Haematobia irritans isolate KBUSLIRL chromosome 4, ASM5000362v1, whole genome shotgun sequence genome:
- the LOC142234066 gene encoding ninjurin-A-like isoform X3: MVAYQKFPKPLLRFLLLHLKSPFAWPVSEADEDEYDDRPFAVGPRMGVDDGLLPNGGAPDVNERISTKPSRRPSFSFPGYDGPGFVTINGVETPIPDVNAYQHKKTLAQGMMDLALLSANANQLRYVLESYTRHPYYYPSLVFISLSIIFQIAVGVGLILNSKYNIKNDKDICRANKVNNYTVIGIFIVTVVNVFISAFGVAEPSERNT, from the exons ATGGTCGCGTACCAAAAATTCCCAAAGCCA CTTCTCCGTTTTTTATTACTGCACCTTAAATCCCCTTTCGCTTGGCCAGTTTCCGAAGCTGACGAAGATGAATATGATGATCGTCCTTTCGCTGTAGGTCCTCGAATGGGCGTTGATGATGGATTGTTGCCGAATGGTGGTGCACCAGATGTTAATGAGCGCATTTCCACTAAACCTTCTAGACGTCCTAGTTTTAGTTTTCCCGGCTATGATGGACCTGGTTTTGTGACCATTAATGGTGTAGAGACTCCAATACCAGACGTAAATGCCTATCAGCACAAAAAGACTTTGGCTCAAGGCATGATGGATTTGGCCCTTCTTTCGGCCAATGCCAATCAACTGCGTTATGTTTTGGAATCGTATACTCGACATCCTTATTACTATCCCAGTTTGGTATTCATATCACTGAGTATTATCTTTCAG ATCGCTGTTGGAGTTGGTCTCATATTGAATAGCAAATACAATATCAAAAATGACAAGGACATTTGCCGTGCGAATAAGGTCAATAACTACACTGTTATAGGAATTTTCATAGTAACAGTGGTTAATGTTTTCATATCTGCCTTTGGTGTTGCCGAGCCATCGGAGCGAAATACTTAA